The Candidatus Aegiribacteria sp. nucleotide sequence GACAGTGCCGGTTACCACAGGAATGGTAACTGTACCGTTCAGTTTTTCCACAGGAGCAGGTATAGAGACTTCCACCGAGTGCTGGTGTGCGACAAGCGATGATATCATCAATCGCTTTTCTGTGACTCGGTAGAATCCTGTCACCGTATTTACTCAGATACTCCTCTTTGTGCTGGCGGAATATCTCCGCCATCTCGATCATGATTCTTCAAATCAGGGTAGTTCATTCATGATCTCATCCAGATTTACTCTGGCTTTCTCTTGTGCAATACCAGTTAGATGTGTGTAGATAGCTGTGGTTGCCGGGCTGTTGTGTCCCAGATTTGTCTGAATCTGTCGCAGGTTAACGCCAGACTCAAGAAGATGGGTTGCGTAGCTGTGACGAAGGGAATGCACCTGTGCCTTTTTACGGATACCACTGGCAAGAAGGGCTTCTTTGAAGGCCATCTGTACAACCGTTATTGAGAATGGCTCATTGATCGGATCTGGGCGGTTGTAGTTGCCGTGACAACCTCGGCCAACCCTGGGAAACAGCCACTCTTCATTCCGGTGGATCTGCCAAAATTCACGCAGAAGTTTAAGAGTTCGTTTAGGTAATGGCACATAGCGGTCCTTACCGCCCTTGCCGTTGCGCACATGAACAACCATCCGGGCACTGTCTATATCACAAATCTGCAATCTGGTGCCCTCACCAACACGCAATCCCAGAGAGTAGATTGTTTCAAGACATGCCCGATAACGAAAGAACCTCACATTCTTCATTATGGTGATAACTTCTTTGCGAGAGAGGATTACCGGCAGCCTTTTCTCACGCGCTGGACGCACCAACCCCAGAATTGACCAATCCTTTTTCAACGTCTTTTCCCAAAAGTACTTGATACCGCAGATTGCGATCGTACAGGTAGCTCGTGCCCACTTCTTCTCATTCTTCACATAGAGAAAGTATGCCCGAATCTCTTTTTCATCAATTTTGTCAGGTGATTTTCCGTAGTATTCAGCAAGTTGCCTAACAGATCGAGCATAGCATTCCTGCGTTCTTGGATTCAACCCGGCGAGTTGCA carries:
- a CDS encoding transposase zinc-binding domain-containing protein, whose product is MIEMAEIFRQHKEEYLSKYGDRILPSHRKAIDDIIACRTPALGGSLYTCSCGKTERYSYHSCGNRHC
- a CDS encoding site-specific integrase is translated as MTALRKRMIEDMQLAGLNPRTQECYARSVRQLAEYYGKSPDKIDEKEIRAYFLYVKNEKKWARATCTIAICGIKYFWEKTLKKDWSILGLVRPAREKRLPVILSRKEVITIMKNVRFFRYRACLETIYSLGLRVGEGTRLQICDIDSARMVVHVRNGKGGKDRYVPLPKRTLKLLREFWQIHRNEEWLFPRVGRGCHGNYNRPDPINEPFSITVVQMAFKEALLASGIRKKAQVHSLRHSYATHLLESGVNLRQIQTNLGHNSPATTAIYTHLTGIAQEKARVNLDEIMNELP